One stretch of Thermanaerosceptrum fracticalcis DNA includes these proteins:
- a CDS encoding SDR family oxidoreductase — protein sequence MDLGLKDKGAIVMASSAGLGKAIALEFAREGAKVMLFSPFEDELKQAQADIKEATGNEPAFFVGDITNYDHIKAMVKEAYDKFGNIFALVNNTAGPPAGTFDNFDDAAWQKAYELTLLSYIRTIREVLPYMRQGGGGRILCSTSSSVKQVLENLILSNTFRMGVVGLAKTLSQELGKDNILVNVIGPGRIGTARIEYLDKVRADKAGITPEQVRQNTEKIIPLGRYGYPEEYGKTAVFLCAATNTYVTGQTVLVDGGMVKAF from the coding sequence ATGGATTTAGGTTTAAAGGATAAGGGGGCCATAGTGATGGCCTCCAGTGCAGGCCTGGGTAAAGCCATTGCTTTGGAATTTGCCAGAGAAGGGGCAAAAGTGATGCTGTTTAGCCCCTTCGAGGACGAATTAAAGCAGGCCCAGGCTGATATTAAAGAAGCTACCGGAAACGAACCGGCTTTCTTCGTAGGTGATATTACTAACTATGACCATATCAAGGCTATGGTCAAAGAGGCCTATGATAAATTTGGCAATATCTTTGCCTTGGTTAATAATACTGCCGGCCCTCCTGCGGGGACCTTTGACAATTTTGATGATGCCGCCTGGCAAAAAGCCTATGAATTAACCTTATTATCCTATATTCGTACCATTAGAGAAGTCCTTCCTTATATGAGACAAGGAGGCGGAGGAAGAATTCTCTGCTCCACTTCTTCTTCTGTAAAACAGGTGTTAGAAAATCTCATCCTTTCCAATACCTTTAGAATGGGTGTTGTGGGTTTGGCCAAAACCCTGTCTCAAGAGCTGGGTAAGGACAACATCCTGGTTAACGTAATCGGACCCGGCAGGATTGGTACGGCCAGAATCGAGTATCTTGACAAAGTAAGGGCTGATAAAGCCGGTATTACGCCTGAACAAGTACGTCAAAATACCGAAAAGATTATCCCGTTAGGTCGCTACGGCTATCCGGAGGAGTATGGCAAAACTGCTGTATTCTTATGTGCGGCAACTAATACTTACGTTACCGGTCAAACTGTACTGGTGGATGGCGGTATGGTTAAAGCCTTTTAG
- a CDS encoding Ldh family oxidoreductase, which yields MTNNVKYVQAEPLRQYCTALFESVGMPEDEAYINADNLVDADLTGVESHGVSRMAIYLKRIRDGVVNPKCEIKVVAEHPAVLVIDAKNSMGAVASYKAMEMAIKKAKESGVAFVTVRNSNHYGTAAYYTKMALEHDMIGFSSTNGPARMAPWGGKDPYFGTNPFSIAVPAGQELPVVADMATSLVARGKIILAAKNNKEIPLGWAINKDGEDTTNAKEALEGTVLPFGGPKGSAIALLIDVFSGILAGASFGPHIKDMYANFEEPTNTGHIFGAFDISKFIDTSLFKQNMDQMIREIKGSTPAKGVQEIFLPGEIELKKKQQRLKEGIPLSPAVIKELKEEGALCRVAWTLD from the coding sequence TTGACTAACAATGTTAAGTATGTACAGGCCGAACCCTTACGCCAATACTGTACAGCCCTTTTTGAAAGTGTCGGGATGCCTGAAGATGAGGCTTATATCAATGCAGACAACCTGGTGGATGCTGATTTAACCGGCGTCGAATCACACGGTGTCAGCAGAATGGCAATCTATCTAAAAAGGATTCGCGATGGCGTTGTAAATCCGAAATGTGAAATTAAAGTTGTGGCTGAGCATCCCGCAGTGCTTGTTATAGATGCCAAGAACAGTATGGGTGCCGTTGCCTCCTATAAAGCAATGGAGATGGCTATTAAGAAAGCAAAAGAAAGCGGTGTGGCCTTTGTCACTGTAAGAAATTCCAATCATTATGGTACGGCAGCCTACTATACCAAGATGGCCCTGGAACATGATATGATTGGTTTTTCCTCCACCAACGGACCAGCCAGGATGGCACCGTGGGGCGGCAAAGACCCGTATTTTGGCACAAACCCCTTTTCCATAGCTGTCCCTGCCGGGCAGGAATTGCCAGTTGTGGCAGACATGGCCACCAGCCTGGTCGCCAGGGGGAAAATCATCCTGGCCGCCAAAAACAATAAAGAAATTCCACTTGGCTGGGCCATAAATAAAGACGGGGAGGATACAACAAATGCCAAAGAAGCCCTGGAGGGTACGGTGTTGCCTTTTGGCGGACCTAAAGGTTCAGCCATTGCCCTCTTAATAGATGTTTTCTCCGGTATCCTGGCGGGAGCAAGTTTTGGCCCCCATATTAAAGATATGTATGCCAACTTTGAAGAGCCTACCAATACGGGCCATATCTTCGGAGCCTTTGATATTAGTAAATTTATTGATACAAGCCTTTTTAAACAAAACATGGATCAAATGATCAGGGAAATCAAAGGGAGTACACCTGCTAAGGGAGTTCAGGAAATATTCCTCCCCGGGGAGATTGAACTTAAAAAGAAGCAACAACGACTCAAGGAAGGAATACCTCTTAGTCCGGCAGTGATTAAGGAATTAAAAGAAGAAGGAGCCCTTTGTCGAGTCGCCTGGACTTTAGATTAA
- a CDS encoding tripartite tricarboxylate transporter TctB family protein, with protein sequence MKKRLIHQDVYMSIAMLIFAIVALARTSVFPADAAHFPRLILGLLIVFTLWTLYEGIKKTKAINADGTGADKVIRLPQLTLPMATFLIVVVYTALINILGFFTATTLFILGFMYFYQVRKVQTILLTLVGTNVFIYLLFVYQLNVPLPKGLFF encoded by the coding sequence ATGAAGAAACGGCTCATACATCAAGACGTGTATATGAGTATCGCCATGCTTATCTTCGCTATAGTTGCCCTGGCCAGGACAAGTGTATTTCCTGCCGACGCTGCTCATTTCCCAAGGTTAATCTTAGGACTCCTTATCGTTTTTACCCTGTGGACCTTATATGAAGGAATTAAGAAGACTAAAGCCATTAATGCTGACGGTACAGGAGCCGATAAGGTTATCAGACTTCCTCAACTAACCCTTCCCATGGCCACTTTCCTGATCGTTGTTGTTTATACTGCCTTGATAAATATTCTCGGCTTTTTCACAGCCACAACGCTGTTTATCCTTGGCTTTATGTACTTTTACCAGGTGCGGAAAGTGCAAACAATACTCCTTACCTTAGTTGGCACCAATGTTTTTATTTATCTTCTCTTTGTCTACCAGTTAAATGTCCCGCTGCCTAAAGGGTTATTTTTCTAA
- a CDS encoding 2-hydroxyacid dehydrogenase — protein sequence MASKVIYFDKVFPAFKELLQSHNAEGLELLYWYDMNEAEKEASLKEADYFLVATTKITKDMLNKAAKVRMVQKTGIGVDNIDLQAAFDLGIPVCNTPGGNATGVAELTIGMILSLYRKLNVLDRATKNGEWLMWELRPSSYEMSGKTHGFIGFGNIGKTTAKLSQAFGTNVIYYDKYRLPESEEKTLGVTYMEMDEVLKNADIISLHIPLLPETRNLISTRELSLMKPTAILINVSRGHIVDEKALAEALENKLIAGAGIDTFASEPVEKDNPLLKFDNVLATPHIGAGTRDTLNKVLGLAFQNFSLIEKGENPKFVVNKVEKARL from the coding sequence ATGGCTTCAAAAGTTATCTATTTTGACAAGGTTTTTCCCGCCTTTAAAGAACTCTTACAGTCCCACAATGCAGAAGGTTTGGAACTTTTGTACTGGTATGACATGAATGAGGCTGAAAAAGAAGCAAGCTTAAAGGAAGCCGACTACTTCTTAGTGGCAACCACCAAGATTACCAAAGACATGTTAAATAAAGCCGCGAAAGTTCGCATGGTACAAAAAACCGGCATTGGTGTAGACAACATTGACCTGCAGGCTGCTTTTGACTTAGGTATTCCCGTTTGTAACACTCCCGGCGGTAATGCGACAGGTGTGGCTGAGTTGACGATCGGTATGATTTTAAGCCTTTATCGTAAGCTTAATGTCCTGGACAGAGCTACCAAAAACGGGGAATGGCTCATGTGGGAACTTCGTCCGTCTTCTTATGAGATGAGTGGCAAAACCCATGGTTTTATCGGCTTTGGCAATATTGGCAAGACCACAGCCAAGCTTTCCCAGGCCTTTGGAACCAACGTTATTTACTACGATAAATATAGACTGCCGGAAAGTGAGGAAAAGACTTTAGGGGTTACTTATATGGAAATGGATGAAGTCTTAAAGAACGCCGATATCATAAGCCTTCACATTCCTCTCCTTCCTGAAACCAGAAACCTCATCAGCACCAGAGAACTCTCCCTCATGAAGCCGACAGCCATATTAATCAACGTTTCCCGGGGTCATATTGTAGACGAAAAAGCCCTGGCCGAAGCCCTGGAGAATAAGCTGATCGCAGGTGCAGGCATTGATACCTTTGCTTCCGAACCTGTAGAGAAGGATAATCCCTTGTTAAAATTCGATAATGTTTTAGCCACACCCCATATCGGTGCTGGTACCAGAGATACCCTAAATAAAGTATTAGGCCTGGCTTTCCAGAACTTCTCCTTGATTGAAAAAGGAGAGAACCCCAAATTTGTCGTCAATAAAGTAGAGAAGGCCCGGCTGTAG
- a CDS encoding fumarylacetoacetate hydrolase family protein — translation MRLATIKLNGAEVAAIVSAAGVVPVEEVNKKLNQNWSTDMLEIITSGQLEKLNDWYRAGGKEKVEALEAIPREKAVFAPLYRRPRKIWGIGLNYVDHASDLAEKAPNEEPASFMKPDTAIIGHMDNIKIPLQSEKTTAESELGVIFGKQCKDVEREDWLSVVAGFTTIIDMTTEDILRKNPRFLTRSKSFDTFFSFGPELVTPDEVEDVMKLKVATVINGQIHAQNVVSNMTFPPDYLVSFHSKVMTMLPGDIISTGTPRAVHINDGDVVECWIDGFAPLKNPVIDLKKQK, via the coding sequence ATGAGACTAGCTACTATCAAATTAAACGGTGCTGAAGTTGCCGCCATTGTTTCAGCTGCCGGAGTCGTACCGGTAGAGGAGGTAAATAAAAAACTAAACCAGAACTGGTCCACGGATATGCTGGAGATTATCACCTCCGGGCAATTAGAAAAGCTAAATGACTGGTACCGTGCAGGCGGGAAAGAAAAAGTTGAAGCCCTGGAGGCTATACCCAGAGAAAAAGCGGTATTCGCCCCTCTTTACCGCCGGCCCAGAAAAATTTGGGGGATTGGTCTGAACTACGTTGACCATGCTTCTGATTTGGCCGAAAAGGCTCCCAATGAAGAGCCTGCCAGCTTTATGAAACCCGACACAGCAATAATTGGACATATGGATAACATTAAAATTCCTCTGCAATCTGAGAAGACCACCGCTGAAAGTGAATTAGGGGTTATTTTCGGTAAACAGTGTAAGGACGTGGAACGTGAAGACTGGTTAAGTGTCGTGGCCGGTTTTACTACAATTATTGACATGACTACTGAAGACATCCTGAGAAAGAATCCCAGATTCTTAACGAGATCCAAGAGCTTTGATACATTCTTCAGCTTTGGCCCTGAACTGGTAACACCCGATGAAGTGGAAGATGTTATGAAACTCAAAGTGGCTACTGTTATCAATGGTCAAATCCATGCTCAGAACGTGGTTTCTAATATGACTTTCCCGCCCGACTACCTTGTGTCTTTCCACTCCAAAGTAATGACAATGCTTCCCGGTGACATAATTTCCACCGGAACACCACGCGCTGTGCATATTAACGACGGTGACGTGGTAGAGTGCTGGATTGATGGTTTTGCTCCTCTGAAAAATCCTGTTATCGACTTAAAAAAGCAGAAGTAA
- a CDS encoding tripartite tricarboxylate transporter permease — MLINFSALAHVAERLASLEVLLALLVGVVGGIIIGALPGLSATMGVALLIPLTFGMDPVAGLTMLTAIYTSAVYGGSISAILIHTPGTPASAATALDGYQMTLQGKGLKALGVSTISSMIGGLLSAFALLLLAPPLALISLKFNAPEYFLMAVFGLTVIASLAQDSMIKGLASGCFGLLVGTVGVDIMTGFPRYTFGFSALEGGISLVPAMIGLFSLSQVMIQVEKMHEKGELVIGELKGSVLLTWQEFKSIWNTIWRSSIIGILIGILPGAGGDIASWVSYNEAKRFSKTPEKFGTGHMEGIAASEASNNAVTGGAIIPLLTLGIPGSATTAVLLGGLLIQGLLPGHELFEKHANITYAVIVGFIIANILMGLVGLAIARYVVKVSTIPSGILAPIIVVLSVVGSYAINNSMFDVYIMVVFGFIGYFMRKTGYVTAAVVLAMILGSMAEQGFRQSLVLSKGNMLAYYFSRPISIVIMVLIVLGLLSPILMKKWQNKSGIQTAATSDDN, encoded by the coding sequence ATGCTTATTAATTTTTCCGCTTTAGCCCATGTAGCTGAAAGATTAGCTTCATTAGAAGTATTACTTGCCTTACTCGTGGGCGTAGTCGGTGGTATTATTATAGGAGCCCTGCCCGGTCTAAGTGCTACCATGGGGGTTGCTCTCTTGATACCTCTGACATTTGGTATGGACCCTGTAGCCGGCCTGACTATGCTTACAGCCATCTATACCTCGGCCGTTTATGGGGGTTCCATTTCTGCTATCCTGATTCACACTCCCGGTACCCCTGCTTCGGCCGCCACTGCCTTGGACGGTTACCAGATGACCCTCCAGGGCAAAGGCTTGAAGGCTTTAGGTGTAAGTACAATATCTTCCATGATTGGCGGATTACTTAGTGCCTTTGCCTTGTTACTCTTAGCCCCGCCCTTAGCCTTGATTTCCTTGAAGTTTAATGCTCCTGAATATTTCCTGATGGCTGTCTTTGGCCTGACTGTAATCGCCAGCTTAGCTCAAGACTCGATGATTAAAGGTCTGGCTTCCGGGTGCTTCGGTTTACTGGTTGGTACCGTCGGTGTAGATATCATGACCGGCTTTCCCCGTTATACCTTCGGCTTCTCTGCCTTGGAAGGCGGAATCTCCCTTGTCCCTGCCATGATCGGTCTCTTTTCCCTCTCCCAGGTGATGATCCAGGTAGAGAAAATGCATGAGAAAGGAGAACTGGTTATCGGCGAACTGAAGGGCAGCGTGCTCCTTACCTGGCAGGAGTTTAAGAGTATCTGGAATACCATTTGGCGATCTTCTATTATCGGTATTTTGATTGGTATCCTGCCCGGGGCCGGCGGTGATATTGCCTCCTGGGTAAGTTATAATGAGGCCAAAAGATTTTCCAAGACACCAGAGAAGTTTGGCACAGGTCATATGGAAGGTATTGCAGCTTCGGAAGCTTCAAATAACGCTGTGACCGGTGGCGCCATTATCCCCCTTTTAACCTTAGGAATTCCGGGCAGTGCTACGACAGCAGTCTTATTAGGCGGTCTCTTGATCCAGGGGTTGCTGCCCGGTCATGAGCTTTTTGAAAAGCATGCTAACATCACTTATGCCGTAATCGTCGGATTTATCATTGCCAACATCTTAATGGGTCTTGTTGGTCTTGCCATTGCCAGGTATGTGGTAAAAGTCTCCACTATACCTTCCGGTATCCTGGCGCCCATTATCGTCGTATTGTCTGTAGTTGGTTCTTATGCCATTAACAACAGCATGTTCGATGTATACATCATGGTGGTCTTTGGTTTCATTGGTTATTTCATGAGAAAGACCGGTTACGTTACCGCTGCCGTAGTACTGGCGATGATCCTTGGATCTATGGCTGAGCAGGGCTTCAGACAGTCCCTCGTTCTCTCCAAAGGTAATATGCTGGCATATTACTTCAGCCGTCCTATCTCCATTGTCATCATGGTTTTAATTGTCCTGGGTTTGCTCTCGCCTATTCTCATGAAGAAGTGGCAAAACAAGAGCGGCATCCAGACTGCAGCTACCTCAGATGATAACTAA
- a CDS encoding RraA family protein yields the protein MSNVGFRIYTKIERPDRKLVEAFKGLPTPNIADNMSRFFCVDAAIKPMNKHHLLGTAFTVRSSTADNLLFHKALDMAQPGDIIVVDVQGDTINSVVGEIMMRYAMKRGIAGFLVDGAIRDFGGLQELDFPVYARAVTPMGPYKDGPGEINVPVSCGGVVVNPGDIIVGDDDGVVVISPKDAPEILEKARATFAKESAIFKAIEEGTWDRSWVDKTLKEKGCEFID from the coding sequence ATGTCAAATGTAGGATTTAGAATCTATACCAAAATAGAAAGACCGGACAGGAAACTGGTTGAGGCTTTTAAAGGGTTGCCAACGCCTAACATTGCGGATAATATGAGTCGCTTTTTCTGTGTGGATGCCGCCATTAAACCGATGAACAAACACCATTTGTTAGGGACAGCTTTCACCGTAAGGTCCAGCACAGCGGACAATCTTCTCTTCCATAAGGCCTTAGATATGGCCCAACCCGGTGATATCATTGTGGTTGACGTGCAGGGAGATACCATTAACTCCGTAGTCGGTGAGATTATGATGCGTTATGCCATGAAGAGAGGTATCGCCGGATTCCTGGTGGATGGAGCCATCAGAGACTTTGGTGGCCTGCAGGAACTTGACTTCCCCGTTTATGCCAGAGCAGTAACGCCTATGGGTCCTTATAAGGATGGTCCTGGAGAAATCAATGTTCCCGTTAGCTGTGGCGGTGTTGTTGTTAACCCTGGAGATATCATCGTTGGCGACGATGACGGCGTCGTGGTGATCAGTCCTAAAGATGCACCTGAAATCCTGGAAAAAGCCAGGGCTACCTTTGCCAAAGAATCCGCAATATTTAAGGCTATTGAAGAGGGAACCTGGGACAGAAGCTGGGTTGATAAAACACTGAAGGAAAAAGGTTGTGAATTCATTGACTAA